The Nocardia vinacea genome contains the following window.
GTCAGCAGAAAAGAATCTCGGCGCGATCGCCGCCGATTCGACCGGATCGTTCCGGGACCAATGGGACAAGGTCTCCGGCAATTTCGTCACGGTGCTGCGCAACGGCAACGTCGAATCCAGCGGGGAGGTCAAGGAAGCCGGGATCGTCACGATCAATGACAGCCAGGCCACCGTGCTGACAGCGGTTACTTCCACGGTCAAGAACACCGAAGCCCCAGAGGGACAGCAGCGGGTCTACCGCATGAAGATGACCCTCGACCACACCGGCGGCCGATGGCTCGTCTCGAACGTGGAGTTCGTCGCATGACCGCCGGCGCCACCGACACCGCAGTCGATGTCGATGTAGAAGAACTCGACCTGGAAGAAGAACTCGACAGCGCCGAGCCGTCAGCAGAAGTGGGCGGGTCGCGACAGCGCCTCCCACAACGATGGTTCCGCCGCCTGTCGACGATGAACAAGCGGACGACCATCACCACCATTGTGGTACTGGCGCTGCTGCTGGGCGCGGCGATCACCACGACGGTTGTCTTCGGACGCAGCGTTTCGCAGCACAAAGCGACGACGGCCGCCGCGCAGTCCGCTCAGGAATCGGCGCGATCGAAGATCCCCACCGTGCTGTCGTACAACTTCAACACGATCGACACCGAATTCCCCAGGGTCACAGACAATCTGACCGGCAAGTTCCGGAGTGATTTCGCCGAACTCAGCGCGAAGGTGATCATCCCCATCGCCCACCGAGATTCGATCATCACCACAGCGAAGGTGGTCGAATCATCGATCGTCGCTGCGAATGTCGACAAGGTGACGGTGCTGCTGTTTCTTGACCAAGAAACCTCGAGCACCAAATATCAAGGACCTCGCCTGGACGGCAGCCGAATTCGAGTGGGCATTACCAAGGTCGACGGCCAATGGCTGATCTCCGACATCACGCCCGTCTGATATCCAAAGAAAGAAACAACTGATGAACCTCGCTGAAAATCTTGTGATCACCGCGCGCAACCACTCGGCTCAAATCGCGATTCGACTCGATGAAGTAGCCATCTCGTACGCGCAACTGGAAGCGCTCAGTCAGCGAGTTTCCGGGCTACTGGCCGAATACGATGTCGCGGTGGGGGATCGGGTCGCGATCATGCTCCCGAACGTCCCGCAGTTCGCCGCTCTCTACTACGGCATCCTGCGCGCCGGGGCAGTCGTCGTGCCGATGAACCCATTGCTCAAAGAGCGTGAAGTCGCCTACTACCTGCGCGATTCCGGTGCCAAGATCATTTTCGTCTGGCAGGGCTTCGACCTCGAAGCCTCCGCAGGTGCCGAGCGGACCGGCGCTAGCGTGATCACGGTTGATCCGATTGCGTTTCTTGATCGGGTGATGGCAACCGAACCGCGCGACATCATGGTCGATCGCCAACCCGATGACACCGCGGTAATCCTGTACACCTCGGGCACCACCGGTCAGCCGAAGGGAGCGGAGCTGACTCACTCCAACCTCGCGGGCAATGTAGACGTGTGCGCCGAGACACTGCTGCACGCGCGTTCCGAGGACGTCATCTTCGGTGGGCTCCCGCTGTTCCACGTGTTCGGGCAGACGTGTGGGTTGAACGTCGCTGTGCGGGTGGGCGCGACGCTGACGCTGCTGCCGAGGTTCGACCCGGCCAAAGTGCTGGAAATTCTCGTCCGGGATGGGGTGACGATCCTCGGGGGAGTGCCGACGATGTACTCGGCGTTGCTGAACCAACCGAGCGCGGCCGAGGTCGATCTCGGCGCGCTGCGCATCTGTGTCAGCGGCGGATCCGCACTGCCGGTTGAGGTTTTGCACGCATTCGAGAAGCAGTTCGGGTGTGTTCTGCTCGAAGGATACGGGCTGTCGGAGACTTCGCCCGCCGCTTGTTTCGCTCACCCCGACAGGACCCGTGTCCCCGGTTCCATCGGAACTCCGGTCCGAGGTGTCGAGTTGAAGGTGGTCGACAACGATGGCCGCGCCGTAGCAGACGGTGCGATCGGTGAGATCGTGATCCGTGGCGACAACATCATGAAGGGTTATTGGAACAAGCCCGAGGAGACAGCCGAGACCATCATCGACGGCTGGTTCCACACGGGCGATCTCGGTCGGGTAGACGAGAACGGCAACTACTTCATCGTCGACCGCAAAAAGGACATGATCATTCGGGGCGGCTACAACGTGTATCCACGTGAAATCGAAGAGGTGCTCTACGAGCACCCCGATATCGCCGAGGCGGCGGTTCTCGGTGTGGCTCATGGCGAACTCGGCGAGGAAGTCGGTGCCGCCGTCGCCCTCAAACCCGGTGCCACCGTTACCGCTGAAGAATTGCGCGACTTCGTCAAGGAGCGCGTTGCCGCATACAAATACCCGCGCCAGGTCCACATCGTAGACGCACTGCCGAAGGGCCCGACCGGGAAAATCCTCAAGCGCGAAATCACCCTCTGAAAGGAAAAATATGCCGCCGGCCGTCGTCACCGCCTTCCAGTCGGCCGAGCGCTGATCAGTTGATGCAAAACGGATCGCTGGACCTAGAGGCGCTGACCGCAACTTGCGTGGCAGCTGTCGGCGAGGAGCTCAGCCACGACCGTGGAACCTTGGTTCGCAAGCTCTACCAACGGCTTTCGCGCGAGATCATGGAATTGCGCGGCGACGCGGGTCTCGACCGACTATTGATCGCGAGCATCGAGGGCAACGTCGAAACCGTGCTGCCTTTTCTTCAATACGGTGCCGACATCGGCGGGGCGGAGGCCCCGCCCGCAGCCACCGAGTACGCCCGTCGTCTTGCCCAGCACGGCATTCCGGTTCGGGCGCTCGTCCGTGCGTACCGGCTTGCCCAGGACACGGCTCTGCAGCATGCCTTGGCAATCGTCGAGACCAAGGTCAGTGACCCGCAACTGGTTGCCGCCGTCGCCCGGCGGCTCGCCACGGCGAACTTCGCCTACATCGACAGCGTGACCGAACAGGTTCTCGAAGCCTATGAAGAGGAACGCGATCGGTGGCTGCAGGACCGCAACGCGACGCGCGAGGCGCTCATCCACCAATTGCTCGACTCCGAGCCCGATGACCTCGCCGGCGTCGAAACCACACTCCGCTACCGCTTGTCACACCGCAGGCACCTATCCCTGATTGTCTGGTTCCCACGTGCCGAGCAGGCAGGCAAGTATGTCGCCAACCTGGCCCGATTCACCAACGACCTCGCCGACGAGCTCGGCTGTCCCCAACGCCCTTTGTTCCTGCCACGTGATCAAGGAACCGGCTGGGCCTGGCTACCTCTCGCACACACCCCGACCCGTGGGAATCTGATGGAAGCGGTGCAAAAGCTCGCGGCGGGAATCTCAGTCGCGGCGGGAGAAGCAGGCATTGGTATCTCCGCATTCCGCCGGAGCCATCAGCAGGCGCGTCACGCATACAAGGTCATGCTCGCCGCGGCGGACGACGCGCCCATGGTGGCAACCTTCTCCGAGGTCGGCGCCATCGCTCCGCTCTGCGACGATCTCCCAGCCACAAAGGCGTGGGTAGCAGAGACGCTGGGCCGGCTCGCGCTCGATGATCCACCGCACGCCCGTCTTCGGGAAACGTTGCGTGTATTCCTCCTGAGCGGAAGCAGCTATACCGCCACGGCCCAGCAACTCGCCCTCCACCGCAATTCGGTGCTCTACCGGGTTCGCCGAGCCGAGGAGGAAATCTGCCGCCGTACCGAATTACACCGGCTGGACATCGAAATCGCACTGCGGGCCTGCCACTGGCTCGGCAGATCCGTCCTGACCGAGCTTCCTTGACAGCCGAGAGGTTCAGGCGGGGCACATAAATCGCGGACCAGAGTTCGTGCGCCAACTCGAGCTGTACGCCGACGCCGGACATGGCGCCATCTTCCAGAATCGCGAAGTGTTGGTCACCGTGGCCCTGAAATTCCTCGGGCAATAGGCCCTCCCAGTAGAGGACGCTGCCCGATCTGTGGCCGGGCAGCGTCCCGTCTCAACGGACTACTTCGCTTCCTGGAGTTCCGGTACGACGAGTCCGAGCATGGCCTCAATTTCATCCAACGCCTCGCCTGTGTAGACCGCGAGTCTTTGCATGTGCGGTAGCCGATCTCGGCAGCCGACGAACCCGACGTTGAATCGCCCGGCGCTGGAGAGCACGGTGATGTTGAGTGCCTGTCCGTGCGCCAGGAGCGAAATCGGATAGGTCTCCCGCACCTGTGCGCCGCACAGATACAACGGCGCGAGCGGACCTGGGACATTGGATATCACCAGATTGAAGGGTGGCCGGGAGCGGCCCGCAATTCCGATGATGTTCTGCAGGATAAAGGGACCGTTCGTCAATAGTCCGTAGTAATCGCCGACCACCTGGGGCAGATCGTAGAACTTCTGCTTGGCGAGCGTGGTCGACCGGCTGACCAGTTTGATCCGGTCGATCGGGTCGGCAATATCGGTGAACAGTTTCGCAATGACCATAGCGACCGCGTTACCGCGACCGTCCCCCGCGCGACGAACCGAGACCGGCGTTCCGGCCACGAGGCTCTCCTGCGGCACCTCATGGAATTCGCTGAGATAACGACGCAGAGCGCCGGCGCAGATTCCGATGAACACATCGTTGACCGTTACCCCAAGGACTGTCGCCACCCGCTTGACTCGCTCGAGCGGGTAGGACTGGGTGGCAAATCGTCGTTCTCGGCAGATGCGTCCGTTGAGGACCTCCATTGTCGGTACGCGAAACGGCACCGCGACGGCCGGATCGCTTGGGCGGACCGCATCCTCGAGGATCCTGCCGACCGCGACTCCGAGTCCACCGGCCAGATCAAACCACCCCCGAACGCGCGACCTCAGCCCCGTCGTCGCTCGGATCCACTCAGTCGTCTCCGGTTCGGTCTGCCACACCGCGTGCAGCCGACTACTTTCCGGGTCGACATCGAACATCTTGGCAATGCGTCGAGTTCCGTTGACACCGTCCGTCACTGCGTGGTGGACCTTGACGTAGAGGGCGAACCGGCCTTCGGACAGGCCTTCGATGAGGTGGCATTCCCAGAGTGGTCTGCTGCGGTCCAGTGGCAGGGAATGCAATCGGGATACAAGAACACCCAGTTCGCGTTGGCCACCGGGACTTGGCAGCGCCGAATGCCGGAAGTGGTAGTCGAGGTCGACCTCGTCGTCGGGTAGAACGTCCCATGTGGGCAGGATCTTTCGCAGCGGTGAACGCGAGAGTCGGTAATTGAATGGTGCGGTGAAGGTTGTGGCCTCCCGGAGTTGGGCAACCAAGTCGCGGATGAATTCAGGGCCCGCGTTCTCCGGTCGGGACAACGTGACCAGTATGCCTACGTGGGCGGAGACCTCGCGTGAGTCCAGGGTCAGGAAGGCCGCGTCCAGGACGCCGAGTGGCTTGCGTTTGGGCATCGCGCTCACCGATTCCGTTCGTGGACAGACGCTTCGGCGCGACGCACCGCCGCGATCAGGTGGGTGAGCACCGCGTCGAGCGACGACAGCAGGCTACGCACACGCGCTGCGGGCAGCACCCAGCCGGGAGCGCCGATCCGGCTGGAGCGTGCGGCGATGCCGTTGACGACCGCGCGCGCGGCTTGTCCGGCACTGATCGGATTGGTGACGAATGCGGGCAGGGCTACGCGAATATCGTCGATGGGGTCCTTTGCGAGCACATCCCGCGCAAGGTCCGTGTCAACGAAGCCGAGATACGCCACACCCGCGGTGGTCTGATGGGGCGCGAGTTCGACCCGAAGTGCACGGACGAGTTGTTCGACACCGGCGTTGCTCGCGGCATACGACGCGTTGAGAAATCCGTTGATGAATGAATACACCGACGCGATAACCACGATGTGGCCACGTCGTTCGATGACATACGGGAGTGTTGCGCCCACGGTGCGCCACTGGCCGAGCAGATCGATATCCGCCGTCCGCTCGAATTCCGCCGGGTCGATGGTCAAGATGGAATCCGAGGGCGGCGCGATCCCGGCGTTGGCGATCACGATATCGATGCCGCCGAATCGTTCAGCAGTTGCCTTGGCGGACTGGTGCAAGGCCTCGAAATCACTCACGTCGGCCTCGAAGGCCGCAGCACGGTCTCCGAGTTGTTCGGCCAACTCCTGGACGGGGGCGAGTCGGCGGCCGACGAGACTGACGGACGCACCCCGCGAGTAGCACTCCCGTGCGAATTCAGCACCCAGACCACGAGCTGCGCCGGTGATGAAGACGACGCGACCGTTGAGCGGAAGTCGTTCGCCGCGGCCAACGGCCCTTCTGGCGCGGTGTGCGAGTGTGCCTCCGATCGCGCGGGCCGCGCCGCGAAGGAGGTCAGAAGCGTTGAAGTCGGCCGTGCCGGATTCGGCGGCGTGCCGGGGCTGAGTTGAAGTCAAGTCGGTCACTCCGTGTGTCTTTCGGTACCGGCGGCATGACAGCCGCCGGGACAGGGGAGATCGCGTTTCTCGGCGTGTGCCGGAAACGTCCGTGGCTGCGCCTTCAGCGCCGGAGGTGCAGAAAGTGTCGAGTGGCTGGATCAGACTTGCGGCCGTGCAGAGAATCTCGCCGAGGCGATGGACACTGACCGGGGTGTCGTTGCGATCATCAGACGACGGATGTCCGTGCGGGTCGCGAAGTGCATGAAGACGCTCCTTGAACGGGGGATATCCGCGTTGATGCGGCTCACCCTAAAGGCGTCGAAATGTCTCGGACAACGTTGCGACAGAATGAAAGCCGGGCCGCGATTCGTGCGGCGAGCACAAGTCTCCGACTGGGGCTGCGGCTCCGGGTCTCGGTCGAATCTGGTTGCGAAGGTATGTCTTTACTCGAGCTCGTTGAGGCGCCTGCGGATGCTTCGTCGACGTGTCAGCCTCGAAGTGCGGGGCCGAGCAGGGCGAGGGTTTTCCGGATGCCTTGTTCGAGTACCGCATCGGCGAGCTGTTCGTCGGCCGGAGCGCGGGAAAGTTTCGGTGTGCCAACCATTGTGGCGAAACCGCCGAGGACTCGCATGCAAGAATCAGGCTCGGCACACGCAATGGCGGCTCGACTGCCACACCGCAATGCCGCCGTCAACGTGCGGCGCGCAGCACGCTCCACCACACCTCGGTGATTCCGGCGATGGCCGACGGGTCGTCAAGACCCGTTGTTCCGCGGACGACCTGCTGGTAGCACATGCGCTCGGTCATCCAGATCAGTGAGGTGGCAGTAGCCGCGGCTTCGGACTCGCTGAACCCCTCGACCCGGAGTCGCTCCCGCGCGATATCGACGAACCGGCCGAGAATTCCGTCCCAGTCAGCGGCGATGCCCTTATCGTATCCGGCCGCCTCGATGACGGCCCGCAACAGGGTGGCACGTTCGCGGAAGGTCGCGAGTATGCCC
Protein-coding sequences here:
- a CDS encoding long-chain fatty acid--CoA ligase produces the protein MMNLAENLVITARNHSAQIAIRLDEVAISYAQLEALSQRVSGLLAEYDVAVGDRVAIMLPNVPQFAALYYGILRAGAVVVPMNPLLKEREVAYYLRDSGAKIIFVWQGFDLEASAGAERTGASVITVDPIAFLDRVMATEPRDIMVDRQPDDTAVILYTSGTTGQPKGAELTHSNLAGNVDVCAETLLHARSEDVIFGGLPLFHVFGQTCGLNVAVRVGATLTLLPRFDPAKVLEILVRDGVTILGGVPTMYSALLNQPSAAEVDLGALRICVSGGSALPVEVLHAFEKQFGCVLLEGYGLSETSPAACFAHPDRTRVPGSIGTPVRGVELKVVDNDGRAVADGAIGEIVIRGDNIMKGYWNKPEETAETIIDGWFHTGDLGRVDENGNYFIVDRKKDMIIRGGYNVYPREIEEVLYEHPDIAEAAVLGVAHGELGEEVGAAVALKPGATVTAEELRDFVKERVAAYKYPRQVHIVDALPKGPTGKILKREITL
- a CDS encoding PucR family transcriptional regulator; translated protein: MELRGDAGLDRLLIASIEGNVETVLPFLQYGADIGGAEAPPAATEYARRLAQHGIPVRALVRAYRLAQDTALQHALAIVETKVSDPQLVAAVARRLATANFAYIDSVTEQVLEAYEEERDRWLQDRNATREALIHQLLDSEPDDLAGVETTLRYRLSHRRHLSLIVWFPRAEQAGKYVANLARFTNDLADELGCPQRPLFLPRDQGTGWAWLPLAHTPTRGNLMEAVQKLAAGISVAAGEAGIGISAFRRSHQQARHAYKVMLAAADDAPMVATFSEVGAIAPLCDDLPATKAWVAETLGRLALDDPPHARLRETLRVFLLSGSSYTATAQQLALHRNSVLYRVRRAEEEICRRTELHRLDIEIALRACHWLGRSVLTELP
- a CDS encoding wax ester/triacylglycerol synthase family O-acyltransferase; its protein translation is MPKRKPLGVLDAAFLTLDSREVSAHVGILVTLSRPENAGPEFIRDLVAQLREATTFTAPFNYRLSRSPLRKILPTWDVLPDDEVDLDYHFRHSALPSPGGQRELGVLVSRLHSLPLDRSRPLWECHLIEGLSEGRFALYVKVHHAVTDGVNGTRRIAKMFDVDPESSRLHAVWQTEPETTEWIRATTGLRSRVRGWFDLAGGLGVAVGRILEDAVRPSDPAVAVPFRVPTMEVLNGRICRERRFATQSYPLERVKRVATVLGVTVNDVFIGICAGALRRYLSEFHEVPQESLVAGTPVSVRRAGDGRGNAVAMVIAKLFTDIADPIDRIKLVSRSTTLAKQKFYDLPQVVGDYYGLLTNGPFILQNIIGIAGRSRPPFNLVISNVPGPLAPLYLCGAQVRETYPISLLAHGQALNITVLSSAGRFNVGFVGCRDRLPHMQRLAVYTGEALDEIEAMLGLVVPELQEAK
- a CDS encoding short-chain dehydrogenase/reductase — its product is MTSTQPRHAAESGTADFNASDLLRGAARAIGGTLAHRARRAVGRGERLPLNGRVVFITGAARGLGAEFARECYSRGASVSLVGRRLAPVQELAEQLGDRAAAFEADVSDFEALHQSAKATAERFGGIDIVIANAGIAPPSDSILTIDPAEFERTADIDLLGQWRTVGATLPYVIERRGHIVVIASVYSFINGFLNASYAASNAGVEQLVRALRVELAPHQTTAGVAYLGFVDTDLARDVLAKDPIDDIRVALPAFVTNPISAGQAARAVVNGIAARSSRIGAPGWVLPAARVRSLLSSLDAVLTHLIAAVRRAEASVHERNR